The Zobellia alginiliquefaciens genome contains a region encoding:
- a CDS encoding sulfatase family protein, with product MIQMVKNLSLALCCISFFAISSCRESQKKANVETADTRPNILWITIEDWSPDLSCYGTKGIHTPFVDKLASEGIRYNKAFTTSPVCSTSRSAMMTGFHQNYIRANQHREHNKQPLPHGIKPIPKLFEEAGYFTTLMSWKTDMNFLPDSKEELFMNTNDWRDRKPGQPFFARITFGGTHRSWNRDPERPIDIKDVELPPYYADTPFVRRDWANGLEQMQLVDREVGALLKRLEDEGLAENTIVFFIGDHGRCHIRGKQFLYDGGTHIPMIMRWPGRIEPKQISEDMVMSIDIDATILEAAGITPPVPLHGKNLLEDDIKNRKYTFAARDKMDETHDAMRSIRSKDYKLILNLMPERPYLQYNQYKENAYPVLAEMSIMHLKGELTLEQAAFFAPTKPEIELYDLQKDTFEVVNVANNPEYSSVKKELLAELQNWRTNVIEDEGVSDEFRAVGVFPDKNPFSTVDEWVAKNQKNYDFNRIGWPAWYPTKTLQEWQKARKKWDPYVMRGASENIPRPEIGIIKKKKKN from the coding sequence ATGATTCAAATGGTTAAAAATCTTAGTCTCGCGCTTTGTTGTATTTCCTTTTTTGCGATCTCATCTTGTAGAGAAAGTCAAAAAAAAGCAAACGTAGAAACAGCCGATACTCGCCCCAACATCTTATGGATCACCATTGAGGATTGGAGTCCGGATCTATCCTGTTATGGCACAAAAGGGATTCACACCCCTTTTGTAGATAAATTGGCATCGGAAGGCATTCGTTATAACAAAGCGTTTACCACTTCACCGGTCTGTTCTACATCTCGCTCGGCAATGATGACCGGTTTCCATCAAAACTATATCCGTGCCAACCAACATCGTGAGCATAACAAACAGCCTTTGCCACACGGCATAAAACCCATTCCAAAACTGTTTGAAGAAGCTGGTTATTTCACCACGTTGATGAGCTGGAAAACGGACATGAACTTTCTACCCGACAGTAAAGAAGAGCTTTTTATGAATACCAATGATTGGAGAGACCGTAAACCAGGGCAGCCTTTCTTTGCTAGAATCACATTTGGAGGAACACACCGATCTTGGAACCGAGATCCTGAGAGGCCTATTGATATAAAGGATGTAGAGCTTCCGCCCTATTATGCAGACACTCCATTTGTACGTCGTGATTGGGCCAATGGCCTTGAACAGATGCAACTGGTAGACCGTGAGGTTGGTGCACTGTTAAAACGATTGGAAGATGAAGGCCTAGCAGAAAATACTATTGTGTTTTTTATTGGAGACCATGGTCGTTGTCATATTCGCGGAAAACAATTTTTGTACGATGGTGGTACACACATTCCTATGATTATGAGATGGCCAGGGAGAATTGAACCCAAACAAATAAGTGAAGATATGGTCATGTCTATTGATATTGATGCAACCATCCTTGAAGCCGCTGGCATTACCCCTCCGGTTCCACTTCACGGCAAAAACCTTTTAGAGGATGACATTAAAAACCGAAAATACACTTTTGCCGCGCGAGATAAAATGGACGAGACCCATGATGCCATGCGTTCCATACGCTCCAAAGACTACAAACTCATTCTTAACTTGATGCCCGAAAGACCCTATCTGCAGTACAACCAGTACAAAGAAAATGCATACCCAGTTCTGGCTGAAATGAGTATCATGCACCTGAAAGGCGAGCTTACTCTTGAGCAGGCCGCTTTCTTTGCTCCTACAAAACCCGAAATTGAGTTATATGACCTACAAAAAGACACATTTGAGGTAGTCAATGTAGCCAATAACCCCGAATATAGCTCTGTGAAAAAAGAGCTGTTGGCCGAGCTTCAAAACTGGCGCACCAACGTCATTGAAGATGAAGGTGTGAGTGATGAATTTAGAGCCGTTGGCGTTTTTCCAGATAAGAATCCATTTTCAACAGTGGACGAATGGGTAGCCAAAAACCAAAAAAACTATGATTTTAACCGTATAGGCTGGCCTGCATGGTATCCTACTAAAACGCTTCAAGAATGGCAAAAGGCCCGTAAAAAATGGGACCCTTATGTTATGAGAGGAGCTTCTGAAAATATACCTCGTCCTGAAATTGGCATTATCAAAAAGAAGAAAAAGAATTAA
- a CDS encoding alpha-L-fucosidase → MKTKIKLLQKVAIVSLFFMEITALHAQLKPKKFQPEWESIREGYEIPEWFKDAKFGIFLHWGPYAVPAYSSEKYPKGIYDPRWSKGGKKPYPYHREHYGDPSKFGYKDFIPQFKAEKFDANEWATLFKKAGARYVVPVAEHHDGYAMYASNHTRWNVKDTGPKKDVMRLLSDAVKANGMKFGASSHFALHRIYYEKDDPTWDTNNPEFYDLYGEPVGNDTLPTKKFLNLWWNRTTDIIDNYEPDLLWFDFGLDKPGFEVMHKKILAYYYNKGEEWNKGVVFQDKNMRNKSFPEDLIVLDIERGRMDGIYKYPWQTDTSIGKISWGYVTNEEYKTPNYLLDELIDIVSKNGCLLLNIGPKADGTIPSEAKKILSEMGQWLSLNGEAIYDTRPWTIFGEGPTKVETGHHSEKKNKESGPEDFRFTTKGKTLYATALGWPEDGKFNIKSLAKNNPNISKNIASVEFVSGKNPIKWKQTGKGLSITVDGQKPCEAAYVFRIKFN, encoded by the coding sequence ATGAAAACAAAAATCAAACTATTACAAAAAGTAGCTATCGTCAGCTTATTTTTTATGGAGATAACTGCATTGCACGCTCAGCTCAAACCAAAAAAATTTCAACCCGAATGGGAATCTATCCGTGAGGGGTATGAAATTCCGGAATGGTTCAAAGATGCCAAATTCGGTATTTTTCTACATTGGGGGCCTTACGCCGTACCTGCATACAGTAGTGAAAAATATCCAAAGGGAATATACGATCCAAGATGGTCCAAGGGTGGTAAAAAGCCCTATCCCTATCACCGCGAACATTATGGCGACCCCTCAAAATTTGGATATAAAGATTTTATACCCCAGTTCAAGGCAGAAAAGTTCGATGCCAACGAATGGGCAACTTTATTTAAAAAGGCAGGGGCACGCTATGTGGTACCTGTGGCCGAACATCATGACGGCTATGCCATGTACGCTTCTAACCACACCCGCTGGAACGTGAAGGATACGGGTCCAAAAAAAGACGTTATGCGCCTATTGTCCGATGCGGTCAAGGCCAACGGAATGAAGTTTGGAGCATCTTCTCATTTTGCATTGCACAGAATTTACTATGAAAAAGATGACCCAACGTGGGACACCAATAATCCTGAATTTTACGACCTATATGGCGAACCTGTAGGTAACGACACCTTACCCACAAAAAAATTCCTCAACCTTTGGTGGAACCGAACCACGGATATAATTGACAATTACGAACCCGATTTGCTCTGGTTCGATTTTGGGTTGGACAAACCCGGTTTTGAAGTCATGCACAAAAAAATACTGGCCTACTACTATAACAAAGGTGAAGAATGGAACAAGGGTGTTGTTTTTCAGGACAAGAACATGAGAAACAAGTCTTTTCCTGAAGACCTGATCGTGTTGGACATTGAGCGCGGCCGTATGGATGGCATTTACAAATACCCTTGGCAGACCGATACTTCAATAGGAAAAATTTCTTGGGGATATGTAACCAATGAAGAGTATAAAACACCAAATTACCTTCTTGACGAACTGATAGACATTGTTAGTAAGAACGGATGTTTATTATTGAATATAGGCCCAAAGGCCGATGGTACCATTCCTTCAGAAGCAAAAAAAATACTGAGCGAAATGGGCCAATGGTTAAGTCTTAATGGTGAAGCAATTTATGACACACGACCTTGGACCATATTTGGCGAAGGTCCTACGAAGGTAGAAACAGGTCACCATTCCGAAAAGAAAAACAAGGAATCCGGACCGGAGGACTTTCGTTTTACCACCAAAGGCAAAACCCTTTACGCAACTGCCTTGGGTTGGCCGGAAGATGGAAAATTCAATATCAAATCGTTAGCAAAGAACAATCCTAATATCTCAAAAAACATAGCATCCGTAGAATTCGTTAGCGGCAAGAACCCTATAAAATGGAAGCAAACCGGCAAAGGACTTTCCATAACCGTTGATGGTCAAAAACCTTGCGAAGCTGCTTATGTATTTCGGATAAAATTCAATTAA
- a CDS encoding GMC oxidoreductase, translated as MSKFYFNEEQSSYDAIVVGTGVSGGWAAKELCENGLKTLMLERGRMVEHIKDYTTAHMDDWDFKHGMELSIEEKAKRPKQSRTNKGKSADSYKWFVNDLEHPYNETKPFNWMRGYHVGGRSITWGRHSYRWSEIDFEANKNDGHGVDWPIRYKDIAPWYDKVESYIGVSGEKMGLRQLPDGQFLPMMELNCVEQHFRDKVYENLDGRVVTSGRIAHITGDKEFEGRTKCQFRNRCSRGCPFGGYFSSNSSTLPAAERTGNLTLRPDSIVTEVIYDPNTKKATGVKVIDRLTKEELVFKAKVIFLCASAIASASILMQSKSDRFPNGMGNDSDQLGRNIMDHHLGAGANGKFDGYDDKYYKGRRPGGVYIPRFKNIDAKSKSKDYLRGFGYQGSASRKNWKDAVAELTMGAELKEAILKPGGWTMGVGGFGEILPYQDNRMTLDYDNLDGWGLPTVTFDAEIRDNELKMREDIVVQAAEMLKKAGARDINTHNSSYNIGHGIHEMGTARMGRDPKTSVLNGHNQIHEVPNVYVTDGAFMASSSCVNPSLTYMAFSARAANHAAEELKKGNI; from the coding sequence ATGAGCAAATTTTATTTTAACGAGGAACAAAGTTCCTATGATGCCATTGTAGTAGGCACCGGCGTTAGCGGGGGCTGGGCAGCCAAAGAATTATGTGAAAACGGATTAAAAACCCTGATGCTAGAAAGGGGCCGAATGGTGGAACACATAAAAGACTACACCACTGCCCATATGGACGACTGGGACTTTAAACATGGAATGGAACTTTCAATTGAAGAAAAGGCCAAAAGACCTAAACAAAGTAGAACCAACAAAGGCAAAAGCGCAGACTCGTACAAGTGGTTCGTGAACGACTTAGAGCATCCTTACAATGAAACCAAACCTTTTAACTGGATGCGGGGTTATCACGTTGGTGGCCGTTCCATTACTTGGGGCAGGCACAGTTACCGATGGAGCGAAATCGACTTTGAAGCCAATAAAAATGATGGTCATGGGGTTGATTGGCCCATTCGTTATAAGGATATTGCCCCTTGGTACGATAAGGTGGAAAGTTATATAGGCGTATCCGGCGAAAAAATGGGACTGAGACAACTACCGGATGGCCAATTCCTTCCAATGATGGAATTGAACTGTGTAGAGCAACATTTTAGGGATAAAGTGTATGAAAACCTAGACGGAAGAGTAGTTACTTCTGGCCGTATTGCGCACATTACGGGCGACAAAGAATTTGAAGGGCGTACCAAATGCCAGTTTAGAAACCGTTGTTCCAGAGGATGTCCTTTTGGCGGCTATTTTAGCAGTAACTCGTCTACCTTACCTGCTGCGGAACGAACAGGAAATTTAACCTTGAGACCTGATTCTATTGTAACTGAAGTCATTTACGACCCAAATACTAAAAAGGCAACGGGCGTAAAAGTGATTGATCGCTTGACCAAAGAAGAACTAGTATTTAAGGCAAAAGTTATTTTCTTGTGTGCATCTGCCATTGCCTCCGCATCAATACTCATGCAATCAAAATCGGACCGTTTTCCTAACGGAATGGGTAACGACTCAGACCAACTGGGCCGCAACATAATGGACCATCATTTAGGTGCCGGAGCAAACGGAAAATTTGACGGGTATGATGATAAATATTATAAAGGAAGAAGGCCCGGTGGTGTATACATTCCGCGATTTAAAAACATTGATGCCAAATCTAAAAGTAAGGATTACTTACGCGGATTCGGGTATCAAGGAAGTGCAAGCCGTAAAAACTGGAAAGATGCAGTTGCCGAACTTACCATGGGCGCCGAGCTTAAAGAGGCTATCTTAAAACCAGGCGGATGGACCATGGGCGTAGGTGGTTTTGGCGAAATACTACCCTACCAAGATAACCGAATGACTTTAGACTATGACAATCTAGATGGATGGGGTCTACCTACCGTAACCTTTGATGCCGAAATACGTGACAACGAGTTAAAAATGCGTGAAGATATTGTAGTACAAGCTGCCGAGATGCTTAAAAAGGCAGGTGCAAGAGACATCAACACCCACAACAGCTCGTATAACATTGGTCACGGTATTCACGAAATGGGGACCGCCCGTATGGGAAGGGATCCAAAGACTTCGGTCTTAAATGGTCATAACCAAATACACGAAGTACCAAATGTTTATGTTACCGATGGTGCCTTTATGGCTTCATCAAGTTGTGTAAACCCGTCATTGACTTACATGGCATTTTCAGCACGAGCGGCAAACCACGCAGCAGAAGAACTTAAAAAAGGAAATATATAA
- a CDS encoding gluconate 2-dehydrogenase subunit 3 family protein, translating into MDRRKALMQIGMSMGYVVVAPTFMSVLQSCKDTKETTWVPQFLDQDQGATLIGFVDSILPKTDTLSASEVNVHIFLDSFANEVMTPKQRDQFKATLNQLASNALASSKKENIHDLTAADLAPEIRKALTDKMAKGVPFVKRLRDLTIWGYKCTEYVGEEVLAYDSIPGQYIPCGDLDELTGGKAWSI; encoded by the coding sequence ATGGATAGAAGAAAAGCATTGATGCAAATAGGAATGTCAATGGGTTACGTAGTAGTCGCGCCGACATTCATGAGTGTTTTACAAAGTTGTAAGGACACCAAAGAAACTACATGGGTCCCTCAATTTCTTGACCAAGACCAAGGCGCCACACTAATAGGGTTTGTTGACAGTATATTGCCCAAGACAGACACACTTTCGGCATCCGAAGTAAACGTCCATATCTTTTTGGACAGTTTTGCCAATGAGGTTATGACACCAAAGCAACGAGACCAGTTCAAAGCTACTTTAAACCAACTGGCCTCTAACGCTCTTGCGAGCTCCAAAAAAGAAAACATTCACGACTTAACGGCTGCAGACCTTGCTCCAGAAATAAGAAAAGCATTGACCGATAAAATGGCAAAAGGTGTTCCTTTTGTAAAAAGGTTGCGTGACCTCACCATTTGGGGCTACAAATGCACAGAATATGTTGGAGAAGAAGTTTTAGCTTATGATTCCATACCTGGACAATATATTCCGTGTGGTGATTTAGATGAACTAACAGGAGGAAAAGCTTGGTCTATTTAA
- a CDS encoding hydroxypyruvate isomerase family protein — MKRRNFIQKTALSTGAVSMGPSLSYASTLASAKDPYKFNLKYAPHLGMFENLAGKDPIDQLNFMADHGFTAFEDNKMRTRDVALQEKMAQTMHKRSIEMGVFVAVFLKEGNVASGNPEKRKAFLAHCKESVEVAKRVNAKWMTVVPGNIATKIREGYQTTNVVETLKQASAIFEPHNLTMVLEPLNFFNHPNAFLTDSPQAYEICKAVDSPSCKILFDIYHQQIQEGNLIPNMEACWDEIAYIQIGDNPGRNEPTTGEINYWNMLRFIKEKGYNGILGMEHGNSKPNKEGEQAVIEAYKNVDSFAR, encoded by the coding sequence ATGAAAAGACGCAACTTCATACAAAAAACAGCATTATCTACCGGAGCGGTTTCAATGGGTCCAAGCTTATCTTATGCCTCTACCCTAGCTTCAGCAAAAGATCCATATAAATTCAACCTTAAATATGCCCCGCATTTGGGCATGTTTGAAAACCTTGCAGGCAAAGACCCAATTGACCAATTGAATTTCATGGCAGACCATGGCTTTACCGCTTTTGAGGATAATAAAATGCGCACCCGAGATGTAGCTCTACAAGAAAAAATGGCGCAAACCATGCACAAAAGGAGCATTGAAATGGGTGTTTTTGTAGCTGTTTTTCTAAAAGAAGGAAATGTAGCTTCCGGGAATCCCGAAAAAAGGAAAGCCTTTTTAGCACACTGTAAAGAATCCGTAGAGGTAGCGAAGCGAGTAAATGCAAAATGGATGACGGTTGTACCGGGAAATATAGCTACCAAAATTAGGGAAGGATACCAAACCACAAATGTAGTTGAGACCTTAAAGCAAGCTTCAGCTATTTTTGAACCGCATAACCTTACTATGGTTCTTGAGCCTTTGAATTTTTTCAATCATCCAAATGCTTTTCTGACTGATTCACCACAGGCCTACGAGATATGCAAAGCTGTAGATTCGCCTTCTTGCAAAATTCTTTTCGACATATATCATCAACAAATCCAAGAAGGTAATCTCATACCTAATATGGAAGCCTGTTGGGATGAAATTGCTTACATCCAAATTGGCGACAATCCCGGAAGAAATGAGCCCACTACAGGAGAAATCAATTACTGGAATATGCTAAGATTTATTAAAGAGAAAGGCTACAACGGTATTTTAGGCATGGAGCATGGCAACTCCAAACCAAATAAGGAAGGTGAACAAGCGGTAATAGAAGCGTATAAAAATGTGGATTCATTCGCTCGTTAA
- a CDS encoding SusC/RagA family TonB-linked outer membrane protein: protein MKHKKQSTKRPLLLRLGLSFLGLLLATVQLQAQDGSISGTVSDDTGMPLPGANVLVKGTTTGTQTDFDGNYTISAPNDATLVFSYIGFSTQEIAVNGEATIDVALAEDASKLDEVVVVGYGQQKRVNLTGSVAAVDEEALEDRNVQNAFQALQGQAAGLQISQNSGAPGNEGLNIKIRGLNSFGSNNSPLVLIDGVEGNLQDLDPSVISSISVLKDASSAAIYGSRAANGVILVTTKSGGNNVFKIEYNGSVSTETFTKVPQMISNSADYMTLMNQALINTPGASANPYPQEVIDAYRNNQGNPAYPNTDWFDEASRTPIVQRHVVTASGAIEGTSYNISVGNWDQPGIIRSSGFKKNNFFMSVKSDIGEKLTVGGTVSGVASKTSGPQQAGTESGLFNLFRVRPTWGVYTLDGTGHYSGKAFSGSDPEFPGFDEGFTRNNPIAELEVQDGEVLNQYNFNGNLFFDVKLSDDLVWSTKGAYKFDYDYYKNQRIQYDEYNYRTGEYLRTTRDQSQLTIDNVWSKQTTLFSTLTYSKLIGDHDFKVLGGYSQEGFDRSFTRSQRTGIPNRNITDLEGVNSENQFTTGFSESWAIQSFFGRANYNYKEKYLIEANVRGDISSRFAKGNRLGVFPSVSAGWRLDKENFFEDIDAVSELKLRGSWGQLGNQNIGLNVADDELNSGIYPYQSTLSFDQFGYPFGTSVLAGVGLRSLVDSDITWETTTVTDFGADFSLFNRKLYGSVDYYIKETVDILRQLQVDESSGLNPPVVNQGAMTNKGWDIVIGHDNSINENLRYSVNGNVSWFKNRLKTFGDPEIQDRNINEEGYAFEDWYMWESDGYFQDEDEIANSAVQPQPGKVGFIKLKDQNNDGVIDGEDRIHIDGRYPAFVYGLNLSVNYKSLDFRMFWEGVEGTKNYIARDPFRQDGGTDVAWLTEAWTPENRDSSLPAVYYETAETRRSTVYNNSFWLWDTSYLRLRNVTLGYSLPTEVLDKTPFNKLRFYFAAENYLTFQKDYPIDVDPEASGVDAYPFRKTLTLGVNMTF from the coding sequence ATGAAACACAAAAAACAATCGACCAAAAGACCCTTATTGCTGCGGCTTGGACTCTCCTTTTTGGGGCTCCTTTTAGCTACAGTGCAATTACAGGCCCAAGATGGTTCAATTAGTGGAACCGTCTCTGATGATACTGGAATGCCTTTACCTGGTGCAAACGTGCTAGTGAAAGGAACGACAACAGGTACACAGACCGATTTTGATGGAAACTATACGATTTCCGCTCCAAATGATGCCACTTTGGTATTTAGTTACATCGGTTTTTCAACTCAAGAAATAGCTGTAAACGGTGAAGCTACCATTGATGTTGCTCTTGCAGAAGATGCTAGTAAACTAGATGAAGTGGTGGTCGTAGGTTACGGCCAACAAAAAAGAGTAAACCTTACCGGTTCGGTAGCTGCTGTAGACGAAGAAGCCCTAGAAGACCGAAACGTCCAAAATGCGTTTCAAGCACTTCAAGGTCAAGCTGCTGGTCTACAAATTTCTCAAAATAGTGGTGCTCCAGGAAACGAAGGTTTGAATATTAAAATTCGTGGGCTTAACTCCTTTGGAAGTAATAACTCACCACTTGTATTAATTGATGGTGTTGAAGGTAACCTACAGGATTTAGACCCATCCGTCATCAGTTCTATTTCTGTTTTAAAAGATGCTTCTTCTGCGGCTATTTATGGTTCCAGGGCAGCAAATGGTGTGATTTTAGTAACAACTAAAAGCGGCGGAAACAACGTTTTCAAAATTGAATACAACGGTAGCGTATCAACCGAAACGTTTACTAAAGTTCCTCAAATGATTTCGAATTCTGCCGACTACATGACACTTATGAACCAAGCGTTGATAAATACGCCTGGTGCTTCGGCAAATCCGTATCCACAAGAAGTAATCGATGCCTATAGAAATAACCAAGGCAACCCTGCCTATCCTAATACAGACTGGTTTGACGAAGCCTCTAGAACACCAATTGTTCAACGGCATGTGGTTACTGCAAGTGGTGCCATTGAGGGAACTAGCTACAATATATCTGTAGGTAACTGGGACCAACCGGGTATAATCCGTTCTTCGGGATTTAAGAAAAATAACTTCTTTATGAGTGTCAAGTCGGATATAGGAGAAAAGCTTACCGTAGGTGGTACTGTTTCTGGTGTAGCCTCTAAAACTAGCGGTCCTCAACAAGCAGGTACAGAATCTGGTTTGTTCAACTTATTTAGAGTTAGGCCAACTTGGGGCGTATATACATTAGATGGCACCGGTCACTATTCAGGTAAAGCTTTCTCGGGTTCTGACCCAGAATTCCCTGGTTTTGATGAAGGTTTTACCAGAAACAACCCAATAGCTGAGCTTGAAGTTCAAGATGGTGAGGTCTTAAACCAGTACAACTTTAACGGAAACCTATTTTTTGACGTTAAGCTTTCAGATGATTTGGTTTGGAGTACAAAAGGGGCTTATAAGTTTGATTACGATTACTACAAAAACCAGCGTATTCAATATGATGAATACAACTATAGAACTGGTGAATACCTAAGAACTACACGTGATCAATCTCAATTGACCATAGACAATGTTTGGAGTAAGCAAACTACATTGTTCTCTACCCTTACCTACTCAAAATTAATTGGAGACCATGATTTTAAAGTATTAGGCGGATATAGTCAAGAAGGTTTTGACCGTAGTTTTACACGATCACAAAGAACCGGTATACCCAACCGTAACATTACAGATCTAGAAGGTGTTAACTCGGAAAATCAGTTTACCACAGGTTTTTCAGAAAGCTGGGCTATCCAGAGTTTCTTTGGTAGAGCCAACTACAACTACAAAGAAAAATACCTTATTGAAGCTAATGTAAGGGGTGATATCAGCTCTCGTTTTGCAAAAGGGAATAGATTAGGCGTTTTCCCTTCGGTTTCTGCAGGTTGGAGATTGGACAAAGAGAACTTCTTTGAAGACATAGATGCCGTAAGTGAATTAAAACTTAGAGGTTCATGGGGGCAACTAGGTAACCAAAACATTGGTTTGAACGTTGCGGATGATGAGTTAAATTCAGGTATTTATCCATATCAGTCAACCCTGTCATTTGACCAATTTGGTTATCCTTTTGGCACCAGCGTTCTTGCAGGTGTAGGTCTAAGAAGCCTAGTGGATTCAGATATTACTTGGGAAACGACTACTGTGACGGATTTTGGTGCAGACTTCAGCCTTTTCAACAGAAAGCTTTACGGTTCCGTTGATTATTATATAAAAGAAACGGTAGATATTTTAAGACAATTACAAGTTGATGAAAGTAGTGGATTGAATCCTCCTGTTGTTAATCAAGGTGCTATGACCAACAAGGGTTGGGACATTGTAATTGGTCATGATAATAGCATTAACGAAAACTTACGTTACAGCGTGAACGGAAACGTGTCTTGGTTTAAAAACCGTCTAAAAACTTTTGGAGATCCAGAAATACAAGACAGAAACATAAACGAAGAAGGTTATGCTTTTGAAGATTGGTATATGTGGGAATCCGATGGTTACTTCCAAGATGAAGATGAAATAGCTAACTCTGCTGTGCAGCCACAACCTGGAAAAGTAGGTTTTATTAAATTAAAAGACCAAAATAATGATGGTGTCATTGATGGTGAGGACCGTATTCATATAGATGGCAGATACCCTGCATTTGTATACGGACTTAATCTTTCGGTGAATTACAAGAGTCTTGATTTTAGAATGTTCTGGGAAGGTGTTGAAGGAACAAAAAACTACATTGCCCGTGACCCGTTCAGACAAGATGGAGGTACGGATGTTGCCTGGTTAACGGAAGCATGGACTCCTGAAAACAGAGATTCAAGCTTACCAGCAGTGTATTACGAAACTGCCGAAACACGAAGGTCTACAGTATATAACAACTCCTTCTGGTTATGGGATACATCATATTTAAGACTAAGAAATGTTACCTTGGGATATTCGCTACCTACAGAAGTATTGGACAAAACACCGTTCAATAAGTTAAGGTTCTATTTCGCTGCAGAAAACTACCTTACTTTTCAAAAAGATTACCCAATTGATGTAGATCCAGAAGCTAGTGGTGTAGATGCCTACCCATTTAGAAAGACATTAACTCTAGGTGTAAACATGACTTTTTAG
- a CDS encoding RagB/SusD family nutrient uptake outer membrane protein — translation MNKTIILIALSFLGISISSCEDDFLDKQPTSQLSSESFWQTEADVELALTGVYSNLQQNMLAIRADGGWPPTIKPNWDALTDDSYQTFNYGFREIIDGTATPTSGGTNGAIAQLYSVCYKGIQTCNFFLANVDQVENIEADKINDWKGQVRTLRAFFYYNLVTTYGEVPLRVEPTTLENQDLPKSPEADIYAQIEEDLQFGVANLSEAPYGDGYVVKGSANALLARTYLYQGKYTEAAEAAKAVIDGESFALSPNYEDLFVDGGQVDNPEIIFSTKYSSAPGEFQDRGSEIMLGFWGTLKPTEDFVDAFEATDGLPIDESPLYNEANPLENRDPRLTKIVQEGEWNPEIEQKTLSGFGLLKWISPQTRASLVQNFTEGTDYIHIRYADVLLMYAEAKIESGSIDTSVLDAINEVRARAYGVAVGDTGSYPAITTTDQGELREAVRNERRYEFGFEGLRYFDLKRWGIADEVLNGFYDPHVDANRVFLPKHYKWPLPQSAIDKNTALEQNPDY, via the coding sequence ATGAATAAGACAATCATATTGATCGCACTATCCTTTCTGGGGATTTCGATAAGTTCGTGCGAGGACGACTTTTTAGATAAGCAGCCTACTTCCCAACTCTCTTCCGAATCTTTTTGGCAGACTGAAGCAGATGTGGAACTGGCATTGACCGGGGTTTATAGCAACTTACAGCAAAACATGTTAGCTATTCGCGCCGATGGTGGTTGGCCTCCAACCATTAAACCAAACTGGGATGCACTAACTGATGATTCTTACCAGACATTTAACTATGGTTTCAGAGAAATTATTGATGGTACGGCTACCCCAACATCTGGTGGCACAAATGGTGCAATTGCCCAGTTATATAGTGTTTGCTATAAAGGAATTCAAACTTGTAATTTCTTTTTAGCCAATGTAGACCAAGTTGAAAATATTGAAGCGGATAAGATAAATGACTGGAAAGGTCAGGTCAGAACTTTACGTGCTTTTTTCTATTACAATTTAGTCACTACATACGGAGAGGTACCTCTTAGGGTTGAACCCACCACCTTGGAAAACCAAGATTTACCTAAAAGCCCTGAAGCGGATATTTATGCTCAGATTGAAGAAGATTTACAGTTTGGAGTTGCAAATCTTTCAGAAGCCCCATATGGTGATGGCTATGTCGTAAAAGGATCTGCCAACGCATTATTGGCACGGACCTACCTATATCAAGGCAAGTATACGGAAGCAGCTGAAGCCGCCAAAGCGGTAATAGACGGAGAAAGCTTTGCATTGTCCCCTAACTACGAAGACCTTTTTGTTGACGGAGGACAAGTAGATAACCCAGAAATTATTTTCTCTACAAAATACTCAAGCGCTCCGGGAGAGTTTCAGGATAGGGGTAGCGAGATTATGTTAGGCTTTTGGGGAACGTTAAAACCTACGGAAGACTTTGTGGACGCCTTTGAAGCAACTGACGGCTTACCTATAGACGAATCTCCATTATACAATGAAGCAAACCCATTGGAAAACCGTGATCCAAGATTAACAAAAATCGTTCAAGAGGGCGAATGGAATCCTGAAATCGAACAAAAAACGTTATCAGGTTTTGGATTATTAAAGTGGATAAGTCCGCAAACAAGGGCTTCTCTAGTACAGAACTTTACTGAAGGCACCGATTATATCCATATTCGATATGCAGATGTACTTCTTATGTATGCCGAAGCTAAAATAGAATCGGGAAGTATTGATACATCGGTATTAGATGCTATAAATGAAGTTAGAGCTAGAGCATATGGTGTAGCTGTAGGAGACACTGGTTCGTATCCCGCTATTACTACCACCGATCAGGGAGAGCTTCGCGAAGCTGTTCGTAACGAGCGTAGATATGAATTTGGCTTTGAGGGCTTACGCTATTTTGACCTGAAACGTTGGGGAATAGCCGATGAGGTTCTAAACGGTTTTTATGACCCACATGTAGATGCCAATAGAGTGTTCTTACCTAAGCATTACAAATGGCCATTACCACAAAGCGCAATAGACAAGAATACGGCTTTAGAACAAAATCCCGATTATTAA